ATAACCAGAGACAGAAAGACACTTAGAGAGATGACCAGCAGTGGCCAGGTGctgttgctcacgcctgtaatcccagcagtttgggaggctgatgcaggtgaatcatctgaggttaggagctcgaaaccagcctggccccacatggtgaaaccctgtctctactaaaaataaaaatattggccaggcacagtggctcacacctgtaatcccagcactttgggaggccgaggcgggctgatcatgaggtcaggagttccagaccagcctggccaacatggtgaaaatactaaaaaaaaatacaaaaattagctgggtgtggtggcacgtgcgtgtaatcccagctactcaggaggctgagacaggagaatcgcttgaacccaggaggcggaggttgcagtgagccgagactgcgccactgcactccagcctggcgacagagcgagactccgtctcaaaaaaaaaaaaaaaacaactagcccagtgtagtggcacacgcctgtaatcccagctacttgggaaggtgaggcaggagaatcgcttgaaccagggaggtggaggttgccgtgagctgagatcacgccactgcactccaacctgggaaacagagcaagactccatctcaaaaaaaaaaaaaggctgggtgcggtggctaacgcccataatcccaacactttgggaggccgaggcaggtggatcacctgaggtcagtggttcaagaccagcctggccaacatggtgaaatcccgtctctactaaaaaaaaaaaaaaaaaaaaaaaaaaaaaaaaaaaaatttgctgggtgtggttatgcgcacctgtaatcccagctactcaggaggctgaggcaggagaatcacttgaactcggggggcggaggttgcagtgagccaaaatcgcgccattgcactctagcctgggcaaaaggagcaaaactccatctcaaaaaaaaaaaaaaaagaaagaaagagagagatgaccAACAGAGACCAAGAGAGATCATTAGAcaggtggaggcagggagacaGAACAAGGACAGCTCAGTGGCTGGCTCTGTAGGGTGGGAGGCAGGTCTCACTGAGAACTGCTGTTTGCCTCTCTGGGCATCTGGGGAGCCTCAATGCAGACCAAGTTCTTGGCCTACCGTCCTCAAGTCACCTCGAATATTCACAGACTCTCTGTCTTATGACTTCCCTGGGGTTCAAAGCCTCCAGCCTCAAATTCCCCGCTTCCCAACATTCTTTGACACTAGTTCTGCCCGTACCCCTCCTACTCACACATCTACCGTGGCTCCCTATCACCCTCCATCCccagaactgatttttttttttttttttttgagatggagtctcactctgttgctcaggctggagtgcagtggtgtgatctcggctcactgcaacctctgcctcccgggttcaagcaattctcctgcctcagcctcccgaatagctgggattacagacgcccacgaccacacccagctatttttttgtatttttagtagagtcggggttccaccatgttggccgggttgatctcgaactcctgatctcaagtgatcagcgcaccttggcctcccaaagtgttgggattacaggagtgagccaccacggctggctcaGAACTGATGTTCAGGGGTCCCTCGGGTGTGGTCAAGATGGAGCCAGCAGTGGAAATAAATGCATAATGGTGACAATGACACCATGGACAGCCCTGTGCCCTGCCCTTTACACGGGCCAGTTCTTGGACCACACAGCGCCGTGGTGAGGGGGTCTTGCGTCCCTGGGGTCCTGGCTGGGGCGAGGCCAGTCTCCAGGCTTCCAGCTCTGGCTGACTCCAGAAAGAGGAACCGTTTCCTGCTGGCTTCTGGATTGACGCCAGGGCCGGGGGAGGTGGTCTCAGACCCACCCTGTCCGACTCTCAAACTCTGGGCCCTCAGGAGGCTGCAACCGGATCTGCTGGCTGGGGCGGCCCCTGGTGGCCGTTGGCGGAACACAACGGCTAGATCTCCCCTTCCCGCAGCCTCGTTTTTCCCGTAGGCAGAGACTCCAGATGAGCCCCCTCTCAGGTGAAGGTCCTGATCAGGCACCTACAAACCCCAGGTGGATGGGAGGATCGTGGGCAGGACTGGCTAAAGGGGGTGGTGTCAGAGTTCCAAGAGCTTCCAATCCCCTCTCTACACCAGCCtcttaggaatttttaaaatttatttctttatttacttagTTTTTGAGTaacgggtctcactctgtcacccagactggagtgcagtggctataatctcggctcactgcaacctccacctccagggttcaagcgattctcctggcacagcctcccatgtagctggggctacaggtgtgcaccaccacgcccggctaatttttatttgtatttacttatttatttttttgaaatggagtctcgctctgtcgcccaggctggagtgcagtggtgcaatctgggctcactacaacctctgcctctcagattcaagcgattctcctgcctcagccccccaagtagctggaattacagacgcccaccaccttgccctgctaatttttgtatttttagtagagacagggtttcaccatgttggccaggctggtcttgaactcttgacctcagatgatccacctgctttggcctcccaaagtgctgggattacaggtgtgggccaccgtgcccagcctattcatttagtttttgagacagggtctcactctgtcacccgggctggggtgcagtggagtgatcttggcttactgcaacctctacccccagggttcaagcgattctcctgcctcagcctcccaagtagctgggactacaggtgtgcaccaccacgcctggctaatttttaaactttttgtaaagatggtggtctccctacattgctcaggctgttctccaactcctgggctcaagtgatcctcctgcttcagcctcccaatgtgctgggattacagacacgagccaccacactcagcccagacatttttaaaaacaatttttaatttttaatttgtaataagTGATACATGtgcatggtttttaaaaatgcagtttttaCAAAAGGTACATAGAGAAATGTGCAAGTATGTCCCCCACCAATTCCCAGACCCCTGGTTCACTCCCCAGAGGTGGAGACTGTGACCAGCATCTCCTTCAGAGATATTTGGATAAAAGTCCCCTCCCCAAGCCCtgcacacacaccaaaaaaaaaaaaaaaaaaaaaaaagtgggggggccgggcacggtggctcacgcctgcaatcccagcactttgggaggccaaggagggtggatcgcctgaggttagcaatttgagaccagcctggccaacatggtgaaaccccgtctttactaaaaacacaaaaaactagctgagcctggtgatgggcgcctgtaatcccagttactcgaggctgaggcaagagaatcgtttgaacccgagaggcagaggttgcagtgagccgagactgcgccactgcactccagtctgggcaacaaaagcaagactctgtctcaaaaaaaaaaaaaaaaaaaagtatacaaccTATCACTCTCCTGCTTTTCACATTAACATATGTTAGAGAAGAGCTGCTTTGGCCGTTTAAATGGTGGTTGCATAGTGTTCCACTGTGGATGGAcagacactttttctttttctttctttcttttcttttttttttttaatttattttttttgagacggagtctcactctgtcgcccaggctggagtgcagtggcgcgatctcagatcactgcaagctccgcctcccaggttcacgccattctcccacctcagcctcccaagtagctgggactacagatgcccaccaccatgcccggcaattttttgtatttttaatagagacagggtttcaccgtgttagccaggatggtctcgatctcttgacctcgtgatccgcccacctcggcctcccaaagtgctgggattacaggcatgagccaccacgccagggctctttttcttctttttctttctttcttttttttttttttttttttttgagacaggatctcactcagtcacctaggctggagtgcagtggcatgatcatggctcactgcagcttccacctcctgggcttaagtgatcttcctgcttcagtctcccaagtagctgggaccacaggtgcatgccaccaagcctggctactttcttctctctctttcttttcttttctttctttcttttttctttctttctcttctttcttttcttgaaggGGTTTTGCTCCAGTCACcctagcacgatcttggctcactgcagcctcggcctcccacgctcaagtgatcctcccacctcggtctcccaagtagataggaccacaggtgcatgccaccatgcccagctaatattttgtatttttggtagagaatgggtttcaccatgttgcccaggctggtctcaaacacctgagctcaagtgatccacccgcctcagcctcccaaagaattttgaaacaattatttgtagagacagggtctccctatgttgtccagactggtcttgaacttcagggctcaagagatcctcccgccttagcctcccaaagtgttgggcttacaggcatgaaccactgtgcccagcatgattttcttaataatttttttctagctttaatttttcatgtttaatttttgagacagggtcttgctctgtcactcagaggactgaagtgcagtggtgtgatcatggctcactgcaaacttgacgtcctgggctcaagtgatcctcccgcctcagcctcccaagtagctggggctacagatgcatgtcaccatgctcagctaattattgatattatttgtagagacaggttcttgctatggtgaccaggctggtcttgaactcctgggctcaagtgatcctcttgccgtggcctcccaaaatgttgggattacaggcgtgagccaccacacctggccagccttGAGTCTGGAGGAGTCAaagttatgtgtgaattttcaACTGCATGGAGAACTGGTGCCCATAACCTTCGTGTTGTTAAGGAGTTGGAGATTAATCTACCAAATTTTCTGTAAGTCTGAAGTTATGCCAAATATAAAGGTTAAATTTAGATAACAagctaaaaatgtttaaaggttagaaaaacaagaaaatccaCTAATACATTCATGTGAAATTGAGCAATATAAAATTGTCCATATTTCAATGATTTTTGACCCATATAAACAGCTCTTTCTTGTGATTCAACCTATAGATTCTCTTCCTTTTAGttgtagcttttctttttctttctttttttttttttaatttatgaagtatttattgatgattcttgggtgtttctcggagagggggatatgggagagtcataggatgatagtggagagaaggtcaggagataaacacatgaacaaaggtctctggttttcctaggcagaggaccctgcggccttctgcagtgtttgtgcccctgggtacttgagattagggagtggtgatgactcttaaagagcatgctgccttcaagcacctgtttaacaaagcacatcttgcaccgcccttaatccatttaaccctgagttgacacagcacatgtttcagagagcacggggctgggggaaaggccggagatcaacaccatcccaaggcagaacttctcctagtcagaacaaaatggagtctcctatgcccacccctttctacacagacacagcaacaatctgatctctccttcctttccccacacttcctccccttctcttcaacaaaactgccatcatcctcatggcccgctcccgatggtcgctgtctcttcggagctgttgggtacacctcccagacagggcagccgggcagaggcgctcctctcctcccagacggggcggccgggcagaggcgctcctcacttccccgacggggccgcccgggcagaggcgctcctcgcttcccagacggggccgcccgggcagaggcgctcctcacttcccagacggggccgcccagcagaggcgctcctcacttcctcccagaccgggtggcagccgggcagaggcgctcctcacctcccagacggtgtggcggctgggcagaggcgctcctcacttcctcccagacagggtggcggccaggcagaggcgctcctcactacccagagggggcggccgggcagaggtgctcctcacttcctcccagacggggcggcagctgggcagaggcactcctcacctcccagacggggcggccgggcagaggtgctcctcacttcctcccagacggggcagccgggcagaggtgctcctcacttcctcccagacggggtgacggccgggcagaggcactcctcacctcccagacggggcggccgggcagaggcgctcctcacctcccagacggagtggccaggcagaggcgctcctcacttcccagatggggcagccgggcagaggcgctcctcacttcctcccagacggggtggcggccaggcagaggtgctcctcacttcccagacggggcggccgggcagaggtgctcctcacttcctcccagacggggtggcggccgggcagaggcgctcctcacctcccagacggggcggctgggcagaggcgctcctcccttcccagacggagtggccaggcagaggcgctcctcacctcccagagtgggcggccgggcagaggcgctcctcacttcccagatggggcagccaggcagaggcgctcctcacttcctcccagacggggtggcggccaggcagaggcgctcctcacctcccagacggggcggccgggcagaggtgctcctcatctcccagacggggcggccgggcagaggtgctcctcatctcccagacggggcggccgggcagaggtgctcctcatctcccagacggggcagcctggcagaggtgctcctcacttcctcccagacggggtgacggccgggcagaggcactcctcacctcccagacggggcggccgggcagaggcgctcctcacctcccagacggagtggtcaggcagaggcgctcctcacttcccatatggggtggcggccgggcagaggcgctcctcacttcccagatggggcagccgggcagaggcgctcctcacttcctcccagacggggtggcggccaggcagaggcgctcctcacttcccagacggggcggccgggcagaggtgctcctcacttcctcccagacggggtggcggccgggcagaggcgctcctcacctcccagacggggcggctgggcagaggcgctcctcccttcccagacggagtggccaggcagaggccctcctcacctcccagagtgggtggccgggcagaggcgctcctcacttcccagagtgggcggccgggcagaggcgctcctcacttcccagagtgggcggccgggcagaggcgctcctcacttcccagagtgggcggctgggcagaggcgctcctcacttcccatagtgggtggcagccgggcagaggcgctcctcacttcccagatggggcagctgggcagaggtgctcctcacttcctcccagacggggtggcggccaggcagaggcgctcctcacctcccagacggggcggctgggcagaggcactcctcacctcccagacggggcggctgggcagaggcgctcctcacctcccagaaggggcggctgggcagaggcgctcctcacttcccatatggggtggcagccgggcagaggcgcttctcacttcccagacggggtggcggccaggcagaggcgctcctcacttcccagatggggcaaccgggcagaggcgctcctcacttcctcccagacggggtggcggccaggcagaggcgctcctcacctcccatacggggcggccgggcagaggtgctcctcatctcccagacggggcagccgggcagaggtgctcctcacttcctcccagacggggtggcagccgggcagaggtgctcctcacttcctcccagacggggtggcagccgggcagaggcgctcctcacatcccagatgatgggcggccgggcagaggcgctcctcacttcccagatagggcggccgggcagaggggctcctcacatcccagacgatgggcggccagacagagatgctcctcacttcctagacggggtggcggcggggcagaggctgtaatcttagcactttaagaggccaaggcaggaggctggtaggtggaggttgcagcgagccgagatcacaccactgcactccagcctgagcaccattgagcattgagttagcgagactccgtctgcaatcccagcacctcgggaggccgaggcaggcagatcactcgaggccaggagctggagaccagcccggtcaacacggcgaaaccccgtctccaccaaaaatacaaaaaccattcaggcgtggcggcgtgcgcctgcaatcccaggcactcggcaggccgaggcaggagagtcacaggagcccgaggcagggaggttgcagcgagccgagatcatggcagtacagtccagcttcgataatagtgggagaccaaaaaaagaaggagagggagaccgaagaagggagagggagagggagagggagagggagagggagagggagagggagagcgagagctgtagcttttatttttcttgtgtaatTGCATTGGCTAGTGctcccagaaaaaaaaactacttgacAGTGGACGTCCTCACCTTGGCACTgattttgatgtgtttttttccccacaatttATACATTTCCTCATTTGATCTATTAGTATAGCAATTAACAGACTTGGGAATATTGAACCATTGCTCCATCTCAGGCATAAGTCACCTTTGTTGCAGTGTAGGTTAAAAAcatgggccaggagtggtggctcatgcctataatcccagcactttgggaggccgaggtgggcggatcacctaagctcaggagttcgagaccagcctggccaacatggtgtaaccccgtctctactaaaaatacaaaaattagctgggcgtagtggtgggggcctgtaaccccagctacctggaaggctgaggcaggagaattgcttgaacctgggaggtgaagactgcagtgagcccaaattgtgacactgcactccagcctcggtgacaagagcaaaactcaaaactcaaaaccaaaccaaaataaacatgttacttgtttttttttgtttaaattccaTCTGGGAGTTTTGTACCTTTCTCACAGGGTTAGGGATTTGCGGTTTTCCTATTGTGCCACCTTTGTCAGCTTTTGTTGTCAAATCAGCTCCCTCTCATGAGTCCAatcacccattttacagatagggtaAACTGAAACCCAAAGAGGGAAAGTGACCCTTTCCGGTTATTCCTGAGCCACGGCTAGACCTCCAGTTCTCATATCTGTGGGATGACGGCAACACTGTTGTTAGAGGGGACTTCAAATCCCAGCTAAGCACTAGCTCACTGCATGATcacttgggcctcagtttccctgtctgtagAATAAGCACTTTAcgtggtgggggagggagggctgAGGTTCTTTTCTGTGCAGTTTCCGTTCAGGAGGTCTCCAGGGTCTAAAGCTGAGCGTCGCATCCAGCGTGGGGGTGCCTCTATACACGTCCCCGCAGATCCCCCCCATATGTGTCCTCCAGGCCGACGCCCCCTTCCGGCAAGGGGCCGACTCACCCTCGTGCGCGCCGCGCCGGCCGCCGGCAGCCCCCGGAGTTTCCGGAGCGAGAGCGCGAGCGAGGGCTAGGCCGGGGTCGGGACCCCGAGCGGGGACGCGGCCGGGGCACTCTGCGCTGGGGGCTCATCTCGGCTTCCAGGGCGTTACTGccgggaagggggaagggggctGTCAGCCTCTGGACCCCTGTCTCCAGACATCGCCAGCCCTCATCCCCCAGAGCGTCCCTTTGCTGGGAACTCCATCCCCAGAGATCCCCATCTCCCAGGGTTTCCCGCTCCCCAAGATCCGGCATCCGCTCTCGACCCCCAGCCATTCCCGGGACGCCTCCCTAGAGACTCCCAGCTACATCCCCAGAAGCTCTGTCCCCAGACCACCAGCCTCTCCCTCGATACTCCCTTTTCCTTGCTCCCTTCTCTTCCGTTCCCCGTCCCTCTCGGGGCTCTCTCGGGGCTCTCACCGACGTTGGATCCTGGGGACCTAAGTTTTTAGAATGCCCGCCCCAGCCTGGAATCCCAAGAGAGTCCACTCCCTTCTCGATCCTTAAGTTCCAATTCCAGGATCTCCCTATTAAATCAACAATGTCCCGCCCACAATTCCACGCCCAAAGTAATGATTGGCCGAAAGAATGTAGCCCTGCGCAAGCATTGGTCGCGCCTTCCCCGTCCATCCGACCCCGCCCTCGGGCCAGCCCCTCACTCACAGGCGTTCGCGCAGCGCCGCCTCCCGGGCCGCACAGGCTTCGCCCTCGGCCTCCGCCACGCCTGCTCGCCGCAGAGCCTCGTCCAGCCGCCGCGCAGACTCCGTGGCCGCCGCCTCCCAGCGCGCCAGGGCCTCTGCGGGCGCAGGGGGCGGGGTCAGGCTGGAGACCGCGGGCCCACCCGCCCCACGCACGCCGGAATCCAAGTTGATAGTCTGCATGCCGTTTGCACGCTTTCCtttatttgaattaaatttgTGTGTACCATTGCATGGCTTCCACGTGCTATTTGCATAGCTTTTCATAGGTTTGCATTGCTTTTGTGAGTCGTTTACAAGGAGTTTGCATGTTTTGTGGCATTTGCGTTGTTTTTGTGACATTTGCATGGCCTCTGCATGTTGTTTGCATTCGTTTCATAAGTTTTTGCGTTTTTATCCGTGTTATTTGCATTACGTTTGCAACTGTGCTTGTTTGGATAACCAGGATTCACCTAGGCTACTCCCACCTCTATCCCTGCCCACTCCCTTACACCCCAACGCACCTGTCAGCGCCCCGTTCTCGGCCCCCATCTGGGTCCCCTGTGCCTTGGCTTCGTCCATCTCAATCTTCAGTGTTGTTAGTTGGGTCTGAAGCCGGCTctgaggagtggaggggaagtgGGAGGGGGTGTaggcagaggaggggaggagtGAATCGGCCTGGCCCTTTTGGGGACAGTGAGAAGCCACCTGGGACCCTGTGTCCTGAGCTTTGTGTGGAATGTCCTTTGGGGCCTTGTAGTTGTAAAATACAGAAGTGGCTTCTGAAACCTGGGGCACCGAGTGGTGACAGCTGCCTGCCTGGAGGGAGATCTCTGCTCAGGTCCAATGCCACCAACCCTAAGCCACCAGGAAGTGGAGAGTGCTTAGCTCTGCGGTCAGATTCAAGTTCCACTTTCAGCTCCGTCTGGGACTCGCTGATGGGATTTCAAACCAACACAGTgagccgggcgtcgtggctcacgcctgtaatctcagcactttgggaggccgaggcaggcggatcacttgaggccaggagttcaagactagcctggccaacatggtgaaaatccatctctacttaaataaaataaaaaataaaataaaataataaaaaaataaaataaataaaaaattagccgtgtgtggtggtgggtgcctgtaatcccaactccttgggaggctgagacaggagaatcacttgaacctgggaggtggaggttgcagtgagctatcgtgccactgcactccagcctgggcaacagagtatgactccgtctcaaaacaaaacaaaacaaaaccagcaacaacaaaaaccaacacAGGGCAATTTGATGGTTGACAATGATTGAATTTCTGGGGTATGTGTCGGTTGCCTCTGTAGGACATTCTGCAAAACGACTGGTCCAGCTTCCTCAGTGCATCTTACAGCAAGGGGGCAGAGCCAGAACTTGAACTTGGAGTAGGCTCCTCTTAACCTTGACTGCCCCAGTCCCTTCTCTTGGTCCAGGGGGCAGAAAAGGGGTAGGggtttatttggattttatttatttatttatttattttgagatgggatcttgctctgttgcccaggcgggagtgcagtggtaggatctcagctcactgcaacctccgcctgggattacaagcatgcaccatcacacctggctaatttttgtatttttagtagagacgggttttcaccacgttggccaggctggtctcgaactcttgactcaACTGATACACTCGCCCTGGCTTCcgaaagtgttaggattacaggcatgagccaccacacccggccccattttgatttttaatattcaGATGCTGCACTACCTCGGCTGAGCTGGGAGGTTGGGGTGGAATGAGGGGTGTGCACAGAGGTATACAGTAGTCACTCCATAAATGGAAATGGCTGGGATTTTGAGGACAGTTCTTTTGGCAGGCTCGGGGCTGGAAAGGGTTAAGAAAAAGTCTGAAGGGTTAGTCAGAGGAAAAGGAGGACCTAGCAGGTACCTCCCCCAAGAGGCCAACTTTAGCCTCCTAATTACAGGTGACATGTATGTCCCTCTCTCAAAATAGGGCTGCTGGAAACTGGCTGGAGTGGGGCTGAGTGGGCACATGGGGGAAGGCCTCCGGTGGTCTGGGGTTTCTCCAGACACCATTTGTCTGGCAAATAGCAAAGGAcagtgagacttttttttttttttttttttttttttcagatggagtctcgctgtgtcacccaggctgcagtggagtgcagtggcgccatctcagctcactgcaacctccacctcccaggttcaagcgattctcctacgtCATcatcctgaggagctgggattacaggcgttcaccatcacgccaggctaatttttgtatttttagtagagacagggtttcgccatattggccaggctggtctcgaactcctgacctcaggtgatccacctttcTAATCAGAAGGTAGACTCCATGGTGAGCTGACATCTAAGGGTTGGAAAGCATTAGGGCGCTATTCTCAATGCCTTCTCAATTCGAGGAActggggaaaccgaggcacagggAGGGAACCCTGGGTATGTGTGGGCAGGCCCTCTCTTATCTCAACATTCTGGATTCTCGAGCTCCCCCTCTACCCGGCCCACCTACCTGGCGGCCTTCACAGGCCTTTAATGCCTTCTCCAACTCGTGCCGGATACTTTCCGCCTGGTCCAGCTGCCTGGCTAGGGCCTCCTCCCGCTCGGCAGCCTCTGCCAGCTGGCGCCGCAGCTCGTCGACCCCAGGCGGCGGGTCCCCGGGCGAGGCCGTGGCATTGACCCCTGGCTCCGGGCAGCGAGGTCCCCGAGCAGCCGAGGCGGCCAGATTCCAGGCTACCAGGGCCCCGCCGGCTGCTGCCGCAGCCAGGAACACCGCCACCCCGCACAGGGCGAGCACCCGCCAGGCACGCCCGGGCTCCGGCCCCGGCTCGGCCATGCCGCGGTCCACAGCTCTGGCCCCAGACGGCCACGAATATTTAATTGGCACCTTGGGGCGCCAGGGACACCCACGGTTCCGCCCAGCCTGGCCGTGGCTTCCCAGTCCGTTGGGAGGGGTTGGACCCCCTCCAGGGGCTGGTCCATCCCGTCAAGCCCAAGAAAGGACTAGGGGTTCTGGGTTCCTGCATCCCACGTGCTgccctctgtgcctcaatttccccctTTGTGAAATGGGGAGAGTATTAACTCCTGCTTGGTAGGGCTTGGTAGGAATCAAGCTGGCACATCTGTAGGAAGCGCCAAAGACCGCATCTGCAAACGAAGTGCTTGGCTATCATTTGGGGATATGTCGTTTccaatattttttaatcttaattttgtgtgtgtgtgtcgcccaagctggagtgcaatggcacaatctcggctcactgaaacctccgtctctggttgaagcg
This portion of the Pongo abelii isolate AG06213 chromosome 20, NHGRI_mPonAbe1-v2.0_pri, whole genome shotgun sequence genome encodes:
- the CCDC194 gene encoding coiled-coil domain-containing protein 194, yielding MAEPGPEPGRAWRVLALCGVAVFLAAAAAGGALVAWNLAASAARGPRCPEPGVNATASPGDPPPGVDELRRQLAEAAEREEALARQLDQAESIRHELEKALKACEGRQSRLQTQLTTLKIEMDEAKAQGTQMGAENGALTEALARWEAAATESARRLDEALRRAGVAEAEGEACAAREAALRERLNALEAEMSPQRRVPRPRPRSGSRPRPSPRSRSRSGNSGGCRRPARRARGLTENLVD